TGGTAGGAGCTACCACAATGCTTCTTGTGGCAACAATTCTACTGAAACGCCATAGGATCCATCTCCCTCCAGGCCCCAGAGCTCTTCCTGTAATTGGCCACTTTCATCTTCTCATAGATAAAACTAGGCCGAGCTCTTCCTGTAATTGGCCACTTTCATCTCCTCATAGATAAAACTAGGCCAATTCACCAGATTCTACGCTCACTTTCAACACAGTATGGACCTATTATGCATCTAAAATTTGGTAGCTGTCCTGTTTTAGTGATAAGTTCTTCAGCTTTAGCCAAAGAATCTCTTACAATAAATGACAAGTCTTTCGCATCTCGCCCCTCTCTTGCACAAGGTCAGCATTTGGGTTACAAAAATTATAATCTGGGTTGGGCTCCTTATGGACCCTATTGGCGAAATGCTAGAAAAATTTGTGTACTTGAGATTTTGTCTTTGAAAAGAATCCAAGATTTTCGAACCAAGAGAAAGCAAGAAATTTATGAAGCAGTAAATTCTTTGTTTCAGCAGGCACAGTTGCAAAGTATTGTTAACATGAGAAGCGTTTTGTCCAGATTGACTTTCAAAATTCTGATGACTATGATTATAGATGAGAAGTACTTCGGAGAGGAATCAGGAATTTCGGTAGACTTAATTACCCACCTGATCGAAGAATCCTTTATTCTTCATGGAGTAATTGATATTGGGGATTATATTCCCTGGTTGAAGTGGTTTGATTTGCAAGGGTATGTGAAGGCTATGAAGAAGGTAAGGATTGAAAGACGGGTAAGAGATGGAAGACTTTATTGATGTGCTGATCTCACAGGCAGAGACGAATGGTGAAGAAATTCCTGACAAAGATGCATTCATTAAAGCAACTGCTATTGTAAGTGTTCTTACTTTGccagtttttgacatttttggtttACAATTTCTTGTCTAGATGTTGAAGGTGGTACTAGGACAGTCTGGACACTCAGTTATTAGAACTCACAGAAAGTGCCCTAATGGCATCTGATTAATCACTTAGCAACCTAATGCACATGACAACCTAGTTGCAAGAACTTCACATGAAGTTTGTGTTTCATATTTCTTGCTTTCAAATAAGGAGAGTCATCAAGTGCTGAAGCAGAACCCTACACCTAAAACTAATTATGTTTTGCATAGAAGACAGTTAAAAAGTAAAAAGAGATCAGCACCAATAAAGAAGCAAGGCATAGAACTCGAAAGAAATCTTCTTATTCACTATTAGTTGCATCAGTGGCTTTATAACTTTTGTTGGGAAGAGTCTAATATCTATTAGTTTACCTAGCTCCTCTCAATTTCTGATGCACCACTGAATCGAAAGTTAAACTGGTTTGTTAATTTCAGTGAGAATTCGGGGAGGATTTATGAGTCTGAGCGGATATTTTGGCTGTGATAGGAGCTTTAGTGTACGAAGTTTGGGGGATAGGGGAATGAAAAAGACAATGTGGTTATGTTAAAAATAATCGTAGGAGTTAGATATATGTCAATTGTTATTTTTGAAATAAAGGAGGGCAATGGAAATATGTAATATTTCTGTCTAAAATAAAAGGACGTATCTGTGATTTCCATTTGGAGGTTAAGGGTTATTATTTGTTGTATATTTCAACTGTTatattcttttgctagattttgtgatTGAATAGTTAGCTTGCAGATCTGTGAATAGAAAGTACTAAATTTCTACTCATATTATTTAGTAATCTTCTTTGTATTTCTATTCTATTTTGCTGGATGTACATTAGTAGAGTTATTTAACTGGAAGCAACATAGGTAATCTGTGTCAATTTTCAAAGTGCAATGGGTATGTGGAAGATGTGTGGAAGGTCAAACAGgaaaaaattgatttctttggcATATTTTGTTTAGTACGTGAGGTCAATTGATAGCAGGGCATTTAAAAAATGATGGTATTATGTAACAAAGATTTTAATTGAAGAGTGATAGTttcaaataaactatgcatccacttatatgAATCAAAACATAttgaaataaaaattttaaataaaaaagattaCCAATGATGCATCACTATAGTTTGTGTACTCACAGAAACATGTCGATATGGTTATTGCATGGAGCTTTAATACATGAAATTTGGGAGATACGGGAATGAAAAAGAGAGGAGTGGTTCTTATAAAAATTATGGTAGGAGTTAGATATAGCTATTTTTGAAATAAAGGAAGGGAATGGAAATATGTAATGTCTGATTTTTATCTAAAATAAAAGAAAGTATCTGTGATTTCCGTTTGGAGGTTAAGGGTTATTATTTCCTATATGTTCTAACTGTTATATACTTTTGCTATATTCTGTTATTGGTTCTTTATCAATAGCGAGTTTTAGCTTAAAGATCCGTGAATAGAAAGTAGTATGTTTTGCTGATATTATTTGGTATTGGTCATCTTCATTGCTTTTCCCTTCTATTCTGTTGGGTGTGCAATGTGCATATGTATCACCAGTAGAGTTATTTAACTGGCAGCAACAGAGGTTATCTGAATCAATTTCCAAGCTAAATAAATGACTTGTGTTGAGGAAGTTAGCACGTTTGGTACAATAACGAAAGAGGAAAGCGACTTATTAAACGGGTAATAGAGAATTGATAAAAAGAGGTGAGGTGAGGGCAGCAAAAGATGGGTAATGGAGGGGTGATTGTCTTAATGGACTTGTGTCCCAAATAATAATTTATCAATTTGCCTAGCTAAAACTTACCAACTTTGCTATGAGGTTTGAAATTTAGCCCCGACAAATAGTTATTTCATAGACCTATTGCATTGGATGAGGGATTGAGAGAGGTCAAACTAAAAATTAAGAATATGAACAGAGAAATGAACAGTACTGTAAAGAAAGATTGCTGTAGAAAACGGAATAGCTAAAAAGATCATTCTAGTATATTATAAATTAATAGATGTATATATTTATACATCTAAAATATTCAACAATTTTTATATAAATCTGTTGCCAGCAAACTATTATTGATTGAGAGTTAACTTAAGATGTTTAATCGGGGTTTGGGGATATATTTTCATGGAGCAGAAGGTCCAATGAATCAGAAAACATTATGCTAGagaattatttggaatcttttcctgaAAAATAGCATCCCCTATTTTTTAAGATTGCATATTTCAGCAGGTGCAATTCGGGTGGGGCTCGAAATTGCCCCACCAAGTTAGAAATTTTTTCTGCCACTAGGCAATTAGCTAATATTTTAGATTCCTATCAGAAAAGAAATAGAGAGAAAATggtgtttatttattaattttttatttgcagCATTCTTCATTAGATAACTAACTTCCCTTTTGAGAGTGAAGCCCCCTCCATGGAACCTTGCCCTTATTTTGAGCATATATTCCAGTACCCCTTCTTAAAGCTACGATAATAAAGTGAATTTCGATGGACACTTAACATATTTCTACATAGTAGATACTGGAGAGTAAACTGACTAGTAACATAAACCAAcacaatataaaatatattatgtaGATGTTTTTTTCTTAAAACAGTTCATCGATTGGTAAAACTTTTTCAAGATATTCCCAACTGCTGGTATAGTCATCTAGCAATCATCCAACTTTCCAATATATTAGACATAATTTGCACATGAATTGTCTTATCACTGTTGTATATTAGACATAATTTGCACATGAATTGTCTTATCACTGTTGTAAAGGTATGATACTGAACTTCGAAATTTTTGAACACTAATCTTCACATGTATGTTTGATAACCCCAATTACATATAATTTCTCCCATCTGTTAGCACCTTACACCATTAAGCCTCTATCTAACCTCTACTACACTTCTATTTTTTTATCTTTAAAACATTAGTTTCTTCAAAATACGATCGCTATCGAAACCTGATGGTTCGTCAAAAACGACTGACATTTTCTCAGCTCTTATAGTTATAGTGCTACTCAGCAACAGGTTTCTTTTCGATAGACTTTGACTTGCAACTGGCTTCTTCTTCACAATCTCAAATTTGAACAAAAATCTGTTTCAGCTACTTCTTAGCGTCCAAACTATCACGCAGACTTCTTCAGCAATTATTTCCTATATGACTGAGGAATTGGCTATGTTGCTCAAACATGCCTCCTACAATGCTAATAAGAAACTCTCACTTATCTTTATATAGATCTATGTTCATGCTGTTCGCATTCTCTTCACATAGAAAAAAGACAGAGGAGCATGATTTGCTCTGATACTGAATTAAGAATAAAGAGCATGAACAGAGAAACAGAAGAGACTAGTAAAGAGGGAAGATTCATACAGAGATTGGAATAGCTGAAAAGCTCATTCTAATATTTTATTCATTAACAAATGTATACATCTAAAAAGACCCAACAACTTTTCTATAAATCTGGAAATTACATTGACAGCAAACCAAATCTGTTACCAACGAACTATTACTGATTGACAGTTAAGATGTAACTGAGACTCTTGCAcatttattttgagcatatattCCAACAGATCTTTGCATCAGTCTATCATAAGGTCCTCTCTTGGACCAAGGTATAAATGCTCTCTCCAGACATCAATCCATCCCTGCAAGGCCCCTCCCTGTCTTTTGATCGACATAAATGTCCGAAAGGCCCTTGAATTCTGCAAGCCATGGCCATCCAGTGTTTGGAAGTGAGGATCTGAGAACCTCTTGAAAGCAAAATGTTAGCAGGTACAAACATATATGGTTTATCATGAAATCCCTGCCCAAAAGATCACTTGAATGGTCAATATAATGCATGCAAATTGAGTTTTTGCAAGTTTTGATTGTACCTCTTTTTCTTGTTATTAATATTTCTAGCTTTGCAGGTTTTGTTTGGTGCAGGCACTGATACATCTTCAGTTGTCCTAGAGTGGGCATTGTCATTGTTATTGCGACATGCCCATGTAATGATGAAGGCACACGAGGAACTTGATACTAAAGTTGGAAGGAAGAGACTGGTGGAGAAGTCAGATATACCCCAGCTAACATACCTGCAAGCAATAGTGAAAGAGACTCTGCGTCTTTATCCACCAGGGCCTTTGTTGATGCCACACAAATCTATAGAGGCTTGCACAGTGGGAGGCTACCATATTTCTGCAGGAACAATACTGATGGTAAATGCATGGGTAATTCAGAGGGACCCAAAAGTGTGGAATAAACCACTGGATTTCATACCAGAGCACTTTATGGAGAAAGGGATAGAGATGGACAGCATGCAAATGAGAGGGAATGAATTTGAGATACTTCCATTTGGGACAGGGAGAAGAGGATGTCTTGGTACTTCTTTGGCAATGAGTATGGTGCAAACAACTCTTGCAAGTTTGTTGCAGAGCTTTGATTGGTTTGTTCCAGATGGAAGAGTTCTTGGCATGAATGAAGGGGTTGGTTTGACAATGCCAAGGGCGGTGCCTTTGGAGGTTAGGATCAAGCCTCGTCTTTCCCATCATCTTTATCACAACTAAACTGTTGAACTGAAATCTTTTGACTACAGAATAAGAATCATGTTAGTCAAAATAAAGAAGAAATAAGCAATCTACTTCAGCTTAATGCCAAGGAGAGGCTTTTGAAGTTGCTATGTACATATTATTTCCATGGAATGCCGCCTAATATGGGGATATTATGGTAACCATCATTCATGTtagtcaagagcgaaattcactctttagctcaaaatccttaccTCTTGGACTCAAAACCTACTCAAACGCATGATTGTGGAAATCTCCAAGTCCAATCCTCCTTGACCACTATCCTAGTTTAGCTCAAACTTGAAGGAAAAAAGGACATTTTgtg
The nucleotide sequence above comes from Cryptomeria japonica chromosome 11, Sugi_1.0, whole genome shotgun sequence. Encoded proteins:
- the LOC131043487 gene encoding flavonoid-6-hydroxylase codes for the protein MEDFIDVLISQAETNGEEIPDKDAFIKATAIVLFGAGTDTSSVVLEWALSLLLRHAHVMMKAHEELDTKVGRKRLVEKSDIPQLTYLQAIVKETLRLYPPGPLLMPHKSIEACTVGGYHISAGTILMVNAWVIQRDPKVWNKPLDFIPEHFMEKGIEMDSMQMRGNEFEILPFGTGRRGCLGTSLAMSMVQTTLASLLQSFDWFVPDGRVLGMNEGVGLTMPRAVPLEVRIKPRLSHHLYHN